ACATTAATTTTATTCGGTCAACCACGTAACCCCCGTTAATTTCCGAAAACTGCCCATTTTTTGAAATCAGTTAGAAAGTGGTTAATCTTGACCTGTTAACCGAGTCTATTCAATAAATCGATGGCATTTTGATAATTAGGATCTATTTCTAAACACTGTAAGGCACATCTTTTTGCATTTTCAAAATCTGCCATGTGTGCATACATTCCAGCTTTATTGTACCAAGTCTGTGCATGTTTTGGCTCAAATTCTAATATTTTATCTAGTGTTTCAATTGAGGTGCCATTCATTCTTAAACGCGCATAAGAATCAGACAGTCCGGTATATGCAGGGATTAGTTTTTTATCCAATTCTATTGCCTTTTGAAAGCTTTGAATTGATTCAACCACCAATCCAGAATCTCTTTGGGAAATAGCCAAATTCATCCATCCTTCTTTGATTTTTGGTTGTAATTTGGTAGATTTTTCAAAATACGGTATGGATTCTTTTACTTTACCTTCACTTGCTAACTTCATTCCCATGTCAAAATTTGTTTTATGTTCGTGATATGCTGGATACAAAAAATATTTAGAAATTGGTTTGATTGATTTTGCATTTACTATGAGTTCAGGTTTGAACATCGCTCCTAATTGATTAGGCTGTATACTTGTCAATGTATATGATAAAATAATTCCTCCTAATTTTGAGTAATGACCTTTTTCAAAAATATCCATAATGAATCTTTTACATGACTCAATAATATTTTCATGTTCATTTTTAGCTTTAACATATACGACATTGACATATTCTGAAATATCAATACACAAAACACGGTAAAATTCATCTGATACATTTTTCAGTTGTTTGTATGCTTTTGCTATTTGGTGTTTTATTGATGTAAGTGGTGTTGGGATGTCATCACTATGAATTGTTACTGCACGTGGTTCTCTCCAAATTATTCCTTCATTTGTTTTTTGAAATTGAATTCCACTTATCATATATTCAAAAGGTTGATCATTTGGAAAAAACATTTTTTCACCAATTGTTTTTTGTTCTAAAGCGGTAAACGTTACTGTGATCCCTTCTTCTGCGAGTTTTGTTTTTTCTGATTTGAGTATTACCTCAACTAACTTTGAAATTATTTCTATTTGATCTGGTTTGCTTGGGAATTTTTTTGAACTTATGTTGACAATTCCATTTTTTTGAAATTTATTTAATTGTTTTACAATATTGTTTGCTATCTGAATCTTGAATATGTGATCAGGTCCTTCCAATTTTTTACATTCTACATATGTTGTTTCAACATTCCCTGTTTTTAGATCAGGCCATTTTTTGTCCATATTGTGTTCAAAATCTGCCTTTTCGCCTAGTCTCCTCATCATTCCTGCAATTTTAAATTCATACATTAAACGTCGATATGCTTCTAAATCTTTGAATCTTGATCTTGCTTCTTTTAGGTAACTGGGGTTTAGAAATTTGTTAAGATCGCCCTTAGTATATGCCCATGCATCCTTTGTTACAAATGACAAATCCATTAAATCAGGAATTCTATTTTGAAATTTCTCATCAATTGTTTCAGGATTTTTTTGAATCAGATACTGAATAAACTCTAGAATTGGTATTATGGGGTGGATCTTTTTGGGAATATCAATTTGTGCAAATTGTTTATTCTTAATTTTATCATATAGGACAGTTTGTGTTTTGATATATTCCTCAGATAGAAAAAATTCTATGAATTTTTTTATTTCGTCTACATTATCCAAAGATTCTGAACAGCATAACTTCCTCATGTACGACATCTTGTTATTTGAAACTTAAGTATTGTTTAGTGCCTAATGTCTTCTTTGTCTCTTCTCAAATGTATAGTTGACAATCTTCTAGTTTGTGTATGCTGTTCTACTCCAATTTTCATCAATACGTGGTGGCATGTTCTTTTCCATTAAAACAGATTGGATTTTGTCTACAATTCTATATTCTAATAGATGTGCACTATACCAATCTCTAGAATCAATATATTTTCTAATCTGAGATTCTGATTCGTATAATTCCTCATTTTTAAAAAAATTCTCATTACAAAACCATGATAATGCTTCTGAAAAAGATATTTCATATCTTGCACTGATTTCTTTTACAATTCTATAATTTTCATATAATTCTCCAATTACTGTTAGATTTTCATCTAGTCTCATACCAACTTCTTTGAACTGTTCTGTCCTGAATAACGTTTGAAACTCATGTAGGCTGATAGTAATTTCAGGCGAATATTTTTTGTCTATTTCATTGTTTACTCTATTCATTTCACGAAATAACATGTCGATTGCTTTACTTGTTCGTAATCCTATGACCTTCCATTTCATTCCATCATTAGTCAAATTTGCAAAATCAATTGCAAGATTTGCTATTGTTACTGTACAAATTCTATCCAATTGTGATAGTTGACTTTGATAAGGAATTAGAAAAGATATGTTTGCAAAAATCTTCACTGATCTTGTTTTAAAATTGTACCCATAAACATGATGAATTAACACCATCATGACTCCAACAATACCGATACTTGCAAAAATTCTAATTCCAATTAATGCCAATTCATTTTTTTCAAAAATTTGTGAAAAATCTCCCATGAATGAACGAATTATGGTTATAACTAAAATAAATGAAAAATATATCATTGCAATAATTTTATCTGTTTCAAATGATATAGATGGTGAAGATAATGCTGCGTTAAAATTTTTTACAGTTATCTTTTCAATTAATCTGTTATGTTTGAGAATCAAATCGGGCAAAATAATATTACTAATTGTGTTTGAATATTCTCTTCGATAATGCCATTTTGATAAAAGGGCCAATGGATTGATGATTGTTAAAAGACTTCCAAACATTCCTCCGATAAGTAAAACTCCGATAATTGAAGCATCTGAACCAGTTAAGATATTTGGAAAAAATAATGCAGTAATTGAAAAGGCAAAAGGAAAATCTTTGATATTTAGACCTGTTTTACCTTCTATCATATAATGAGAAATTCATAGTATCTAAAAAATGATAGTTTTAGATTATTTTTTAAGTTGATTCCATTAAATTTTTGTAAACTAAGTTTACTTTGTTAACCCGTTAATTTTCGTTAACCGAGTAAACCGAGTTGTTTTAATGCTGATTTTACTTGGTTAACTTCATGAAAGTTGTTGGAACAAAACTTGATGACTCTGATTTTGAAAGATTTCAGAAATATTGTACCGATGAGGGTATTTCCAAGAGTGAAATGATGCGTGGATTGATCAGACAGTATTGTGATGCTTGTGAAGAAGATTCAGAAACTCCGTCTGAAATTCTAAATCCTACAGTCACAGTAATTGATGACTAAATTTCCCAAATTCTATATGGCTTGATGGCAAGATGCCTGCCCAAGTCTGTGGTATGGAGATCTAGGTAGAGAACAAATGGTTGACATTAATACAAAATGCCAGTAATGTCAAGGTTTGATTTTTTCACCAAAGAAATCTTTGGAAATAGGCATATTGGTTTTAGGATCAGCGATACTATGTTTATCTTGTAATCCTTTATCATACCAATAATGTAAACAATCTACAGCCAAATTATGAAAATGCATTCTAAAAAATGGCTGTCCTTGAATCCGTATATTTTTTAATTCATCATACAAAATACGATATGATATTACAGTTGAATGCCCAAATGTAATGTAATATGATTTGTCAGGAATTAATTTCTCATGCATTAGTATCCCTATCTGATCATAATTTCTTTCTATGATTACAGCAAATTCCTTATACGCATCAACAATATGATGTAAATTCATTAATCTATTTTCCCTATACGCATCACGAATAGACTCTTCTGCATATTTGTGATCTGAATTAACTAACATATGGAAAACATCCATCATCGCAGTTCTTTCATGTTGTTTTTTATTATAACGTATAGTAAAATAACCAATTAATCCAATAACAAACACTGTGGTTATAGGTATGATAATTTCAAACAGCATTTCAATTTCCATAAATCATGAATTTCATACTAGTTTAAAAGAACTATTTTTTAATCAGTTAATAATTTAAGAATTAATGTCAGTGAAACCAAAACACTTCTCAGAAATTTTTCAAGATGCACCGTCATTGGCAAAGGCAATAACTAAAGTTTCAAACCACGAGTTGATAGCATGTGGAAAATGTAATGAACCTATAAGAATAATTAGAGAACAAGAACACATTCAACACCCAACATGGGATGACATAGTAGTAAAATTTTGTACAAAATGTGGAACTGAAATAGATTGGTCAAAATCAGAAAACAATCAAAAAGAATGTAAAAAGTGTAGCCTGAATTTTGATGTGAATGAATCTTTTTGTATTCACTGTGGCGATACACTAACAATAGTTCCTGAAAGAAAAGACGGAGAATTCTAGTACGGTACTGCCTAATATTCTACCCGACGAAATTTGACACCTAGAATATCTGACGAAGAGTTTACAGAACCCAAAATAGCAATGCATAATAAAATGCGGTACCGTATTTGCAAAATTAATACAAATAATTTCAAAAACATATGTTCAGAATTCACTAATCTCTAAAACACATCTAACATTTTCTCTAGTTGTTCAATCATTCCAGATGTGTCTCCTTGTTTTTTCAATCTCTTTATGATGTCTTTGATTTCTCTTTTTTCCTTAGAATCTCTTAGCATCTCTTGAGATTTTGTACCTGTTGGAATGGTCCAATCCTGTTCTCTTTGAACTAATGGAATGAATCTGTTCCAGTCTTCAATCTCTTCATTTGACATTATTTTTGATAACTTTTGGATGTCTGGCTTTTTGCCTCCAAAACACTCTGTATATCTTGTTTCATATGCAAATACTTTGGCAGTAGCTAACTCTGACAACATTCTCTGCATCAATTCATCTTGTTGTTCTAACTTTTCCTTTAGTGCTCCATCAAATTCCTCTTTGATTATCCTGATTTCTTTTTCTTTTTCGGCTTCGATTTTAGTTGATTTGTCTAACGTTAAAGCTGGAATTGCTCTCTTGAACTGTGCATAAAGTTGTTCATCTGACACTCCGTTAAAGTACGCTTTTGAGTTTCCTGAAAAATGTCCTTGCATGTAATCAATGAATCTTTGCTGTAGATCACAAGATGCAAGGGTAATCTCAAAGCGTTTCCTAAAAGCATGGTTCTGTGACTTTCCTCTCCTTGATTTCCTACCATTATCAATTGAAAGTTTTGCCTGTTTTCTTACATTTCTAACAACATCTTGAGCTGACGTTGGTGTCAATGGAGTGAGATTGTTTTTTCTTGTAAATAGTACTGAATCAGGCTCTCTTTCAATTCTTTGTTCAAGGTATCTCTTCAATGCAGTATAAGCTTCTGGTGTCAAACATGTTCTGTATTCTTCTGTAGTATCACGATAAATTGTAACTACTGCACCATCTTCTATTTCTTTTACATCTTCAATTCTTATGTCAGGTGTAGCTCCAACTCTAACTCCTGTTGAAGACAGAAAATGGATAAACGCCTTGTTTCTTAGACTTGTTGTGGCACCTAACAATTCTCTAATATCGTCATCTGTGTATGGTAATTGATTTGACGTAGGAATTCTTTGAGGGTATAGATTTTTGATGGTTTTCCAACTAAACTCAATTTCATTCATTTCTAAAAATGACTGGATTGGAGTCATTATGGCATTGTATGAATTCGGACTTGGAATGCCTGTTTTTCTGGTAAGTTCTTTTTTGTGAATTACATAATCTTTGATTATCTGTTTAATTTTCTCAGGTTCCAGTTTTATGATACTGTCGTAATCCTGATGTGCATACTCGAAGAACTTTTCCAACCAAAGTTTGTACACTTTCTTGGTAGCTTTGGTCTTTAGTGACTCGTAGAATATCTGAGAGGGTGTAGCCATTTGGCATATCATTCCACAGCATATCTATTAAACGGAGTAGGATCCTACTTTTACAGTTATTAAAGGGGATTTAATTAATGCCGATATGCCTAGTCGACAAGACCAAATTTGGATCCAACTATGGAAGGAAAATGCTCCAGAACTTAGAGAAAGAGTGGTTGGTTGGCGTAAACAAAACGCAATAACTAGAATTGAAAAACCAAGTAGAATTCAAAGAGCTAGAAGGTTAGGCTACAAGGCAAAACAGGGAATCATTGTTGTTAGAATGAGAGTGGGAACCGGTGGTATGAGAAAACAACGACCAACCGGTGGTAGAAGACCAAAACATTTGGGTGTTCTTAGAATTAAGGCAGATGACAACATGCAAAAAGTTGCTGAAAGAAGAGTACTTGAAAGGTATCCAAACTTGAAACTTTTGGGTTCTTATTTTATCTACAAAGATGGCATGCATTACTGGTATGAAGTAATATTGGCAGATCCTGTACATCCTAGAATTATTCAAGACAAAGAACTAAAAAAAAGACTAGATACTACAGCATAAATTGAAAACCACATTATTCATTCCATTTCTGATGATTTTAGTTATGACTCCTGCATTTGGGCAGTTGTTATCAGATAAAACCGGTCTTGTAACCAGACTTGATGTTGAATCAGGTGGACATACTTTTGAAGTTGAAACTGTTTCAAATTTTGATGTAGTTGATCATGAATTTAACAAAAATGAAAAACGACTGACTCTTTTTGTAAATAGTGGAATAGAAAATAATTTAGGTGAAGTGATTGTTCCTCAAACCTTGTTAAGTGGAAACTTTGCTTTTTTCCTAAATGATGAACCGTATAATCCAAAAATAAAATCAAATGATAAAATTTCATTTATTACATTAAATTTTACAGGAATAGGTAATAACAAAATTGACATAATTGGAACTGAGACATTACAAGGTGTTGAAGAAAACTCATATCCTACTCCTATAGATGATACTAAAAATGGTGGTGGGTGTTTGATTGCCACTGCCACTTATGGAACAGAACTTGCACCTCAAGTACAACATCTAAGAGAAATACGTGATCAAAAACTAATGCAGACAGATTCTGGAAAATATTTTATAAATTCATTTAATCATGTCTACTATTCTTTTAGTCCTTTAATTTCTGATTATGAAAGAGAAAACTCTTTTTTCAAAGAATCTGTGAGGATTTTAATTACTCCATTACTTTCCTCACTCATGATTTTGAATTATGCCTCTATGGATAATGATGTTGAAACAATTGGAGTGGGAATTGGTATAATCACACTGAATGTAGGTATGTATTTTGTTGCACCTGCAATCTTGATTACGAGGCTAAAGAAATGAAAAAATCTCTAATTGGTGTTATTGCAATTATTGCAAGTGTGATAATCTATTACTCTGTAATGAGTTTTTTATTTAGCATGTAGTTTTTCAGGAATTATTTTTATTTTATTTTGATAACTTCTCTCTATGAATAATGCAAAGATTGCACTAGTTGGCGGATTTTGTATCGTTGTTGCATTATCTGTTGCCTTGGTGATGATTGGATAATTTTTGCTAATTCCTAAAATATTAGAACCGGAATTTTGTATTATGGGGAAAAAAGAAGCATTAGCATTTTTGAAAAAAAGTAATAAATCAATTATCAAAGCGTGGGAAAATTACAAACAAGAGCTTGGAAGAGAAGAGAATACTAAACTTGATGATGTTTTTAAACAGATGTTTAAGGCATGGACTTTATCTAATCAAAAAGCAATAGATCTGTTGGAAAACAAACCTAAGAAAACTAAAAAAACCACGGTCAAAAAAACCACTAAACCAAAAAAGAATTAATCTTCATCAACTAATTTTTGAATCATTGCCTCAATGTTGGATGACTGTCCAAATGATACATCTCTTAGGATTCCCTTTCTGTCTACTAAAATAGTAGATGGAGTTCCTTGCAAGGCAAATTTCTCAAATGTTTCTGCTGCGTATTCTTTTGATTTCATGTAATCTTTTACTCTTTGAATAATTTGCTTTTTGTATTCTTCAGGCTGTGAATCAAAATCTGGTATTTGAGGATAGATAAACTGGAGGATTTTTTCCTGACTGATTTCGCCTGTTGTCTTTGTTAATTTGTCCATTGCTAGTGGGAATGGTATTTTGTAAGGCAGTTTGCCACCTTGGCCTTGACCATACGTTGTTAAGGCTTTTTTTGTTTCACCTACAGTCTCACCAGTTTCAGCAAGCATCTTTAGATTCTCTAACGTGTTTAAATCAAAATCTTCAAAGGCAGTTGCAATTCCAATGACCCGAACTCCGTCATCTTTGTATTTGTTATAGATGTTGATTGCTTCTGGAATACCATACAAAAAACAACCTGGACAATTTACTTGAAAAACTTCTACTAATACAACATGATCTTTTTCCTGATCAAAATTTGTTGGCGCACCTTGAACCCACTCTGAAACCCCAAAATTTGGCGCTTTTTGGCCAATCACTGCACTCATGATTTTGCTGCCTTTTTTTCCATTAAATACATAACTCATGTATTGAAATTCTCCTCTTCGATTAACCTAATATATGACTCAGAAAGACTGAAACCAAATGCAGGTAGTTACTAATGATAGACTTCAATTGTTTGCTGAAATGGAGTCCAAATATGAACAAAAGGATACAGAATATTTTGTAAAACTTTTAGATCATCCTGACTATGTAGTGAGAACTAGAGCCACTTGTATTTTAGTTGATTTTGGAGGAGAGGATAAAGTACCTTACATCGCTAAAGTTCTAAAAAATGATGAGAATGAATTGGTAAGACATGAGGCCGCATTCTCTCTAGGTCAAATGTGCTATTCTAGCGCTATTCCGCCTCTAACTGATGCAACTCTTAATGATCCTAGTATGTTTGTAAGACATGAGGCTGCAATTGCTCTTGGTGTTGTTGGCTCAAAAGATGCAAAAGAAGCATTAGAAAAAGCTCTCAATGATCCTGATAAACCTGTTGTTGAATCGGCAATTGTAGCGTTGTCAAACATTCAGTTTATGGAGAAATTGAGCAAAAACGAAAAATTTGCAAAGTTGACAGGTGGATAAATGAATTTCTCTTATGGTATTATAGCAGCAGTTGGTATTTTAGTTGCAATTTCTATTGGACTTATTGCCGAATCCCCTGATTCAATCATTGAACCAAGAACCATGTCTCTAGAAAAACCCACTGTTTGTACTATGGAATATGCTCCTGTTTGTGGTGTAGATGGAATCACATATGGAAATCAATGTATGTTAAATGCTGCTGAAATTAAACTAGATTACAAGGGTGAATGTGTAGTTGAAGAACCTATTATT
Above is a window of Nitrosopumilus sp. K4 DNA encoding:
- a CDS encoding tetratricopeptide repeat protein, whose amino-acid sequence is MRKLCCSESLDNVDEIKKFIEFFLSEEYIKTQTVLYDKIKNKQFAQIDIPKKIHPIIPILEFIQYLIQKNPETIDEKFQNRIPDLMDLSFVTKDAWAYTKGDLNKFLNPSYLKEARSRFKDLEAYRRLMYEFKIAGMMRRLGEKADFEHNMDKKWPDLKTGNVETTYVECKKLEGPDHIFKIQIANNIVKQLNKFQKNGIVNISSKKFPSKPDQIEIISKLVEVILKSEKTKLAEEGITVTFTALEQKTIGEKMFFPNDQPFEYMISGIQFQKTNEGIIWREPRAVTIHSDDIPTPLTSIKHQIAKAYKQLKNVSDEFYRVLCIDISEYVNVVYVKAKNEHENIIESCKRFIMDIFEKGHYSKLGGIILSYTLTSIQPNQLGAMFKPELIVNAKSIKPISKYFLYPAYHEHKTNFDMGMKLASEGKVKESIPYFEKSTKLQPKIKEGWMNLAISQRDSGLVVESIQSFQKAIELDKKLIPAYTGLSDSYARLRMNGTSIETLDKILEFEPKHAQTWYNKAGMYAHMADFENAKRCALQCLEIDPNYQNAIDLLNRLG
- a CDS encoding ribbon-helix-helix domain-containing protein is translated as MKVVGTKLDDSDFERFQKYCTDEGISKSEMMRGLIRQYCDACEEDSETPSEILNPTVTVIDD
- a CDS encoding site-specific integrase is translated as MATPSQIFYESLKTKATKKVYKLWLEKFFEYAHQDYDSIIKLEPEKIKQIIKDYVIHKKELTRKTGIPSPNSYNAIMTPIQSFLEMNEIEFSWKTIKNLYPQRIPTSNQLPYTDDDIRELLGATTSLRNKAFIHFLSSTGVRVGATPDIRIEDVKEIEDGAVVTIYRDTTEEYRTCLTPEAYTALKRYLEQRIEREPDSVLFTRKNNLTPLTPTSAQDVVRNVRKQAKLSIDNGRKSRRGKSQNHAFRKRFEITLASCDLQQRFIDYMQGHFSGNSKAYFNGVSDEQLYAQFKRAIPALTLDKSTKIEAEKEKEIRIIKEEFDGALKEKLEQQDELMQRMLSELATAKVFAYETRYTECFGGKKPDIQKLSKIMSNEEIEDWNRFIPLVQREQDWTIPTGTKSQEMLRDSKEKREIKDIIKRLKKQGDTSGMIEQLEKMLDVF
- a CDS encoding 50S ribosomal protein L15e; amino-acid sequence: MPSRQDQIWIQLWKENAPELRERVVGWRKQNAITRIEKPSRIQRARRLGYKAKQGIIVVRMRVGTGGMRKQRPTGGRRPKHLGVLRIKADDNMQKVAERRVLERYPNLKLLGSYFIYKDGMHYWYEVILADPVHPRIIQDKELKKRLDTTA
- a CDS encoding CFI-box-CTERM domain-containing protein; the protein is MKTTLFIPFLMILVMTPAFGQLLSDKTGLVTRLDVESGGHTFEVETVSNFDVVDHEFNKNEKRLTLFVNSGIENNLGEVIVPQTLLSGNFAFFLNDEPYNPKIKSNDKISFITLNFTGIGNNKIDIIGTETLQGVEENSYPTPIDDTKNGGGCLIATATYGTELAPQVQHLREIRDQKLMQTDSGKYFINSFNHVYYSFSPLISDYERENSFFKESVRILITPLLSSLMILNYASMDNDVETIGVGIGIITLNVGMYFVAPAILITRLKK
- a CDS encoding redoxin domain-containing protein, translated to MSAVIGQKAPNFGVSEWVQGAPTNFDQEKDHVVLVEVFQVNCPGCFLYGIPEAINIYNKYKDDGVRVIGIATAFEDFDLNTLENLKMLAETGETVGETKKALTTYGQGQGGKLPYKIPFPLAMDKLTKTTGEISQEKILQFIYPQIPDFDSQPEEYKKQIIQRVKDYMKSKEYAAETFEKFALQGTPSTILVDRKGILRDVSFGQSSNIEAMIQKLVDED
- a CDS encoding HEAT repeat domain-containing protein; the encoded protein is MQVVTNDRLQLFAEMESKYEQKDTEYFVKLLDHPDYVVRTRATCILVDFGGEDKVPYIAKVLKNDENELVRHEAAFSLGQMCYSSAIPPLTDATLNDPSMFVRHEAAIALGVVGSKDAKEALEKALNDPDKPVVESAIVALSNIQFMEKLSKNEKFAKLTGG